The Primulina huaijiensis isolate GDHJ02 chromosome 12, ASM1229523v2, whole genome shotgun sequence genome has a window encoding:
- the LOC140990679 gene encoding uncharacterized protein: MRDSEVKKRSRDESEEADSDIDSPEVKRLRDGLLDGLDEETELYTMGFDLDSFMKSFENDITAGGDELATVEDLKSDPGESRPNLGYLLEASDDDLGLPPTEAFDFGADLWGFEAEVPGYDPRGFGFIQTEVFDGEYAMIDRLFDYSDMDFGYGGFMWRRET, from the coding sequence ATGAGAGATTCGGAGGTCAAGAAGAGATCAAGGGATGAGTCGGAGGAGGCGGATTCAGATATTGATTCGCCGGAGGTGAAAAGGTTGAGGGACGGTCTGTTGGATGGTTTGGACGAAGAAACCGAGCTTTATACCATGGGTTTTGATCTAGATTCGTTTATGAAAAGTTTCGAGAATGATATTACTGCTGGTGGCGATGAGCTGGCGACGGTGGAAGATCTGAAATCTGATCCCGGCGAATCTCGGCCTAACCTGGGGTACTTGTTGGAGGCGTCTGATGACGATCTAGGACTCCCGCCAACGGAAGCATTTGATTTCGGAGCGGATCTATGGGGATTCGAGGCGGAGGTACCCGGTTATGACCCGCGCGGGTTTGGGTTCATCCAGACGGAGGTTTTTGACGGCGAATATGCAATGATAGACAGGCTGTTTGACTATTCGGATATGGATTTCGGGTACGGTGGTTTTATGTGGAGACGAGAAACTTGA